Within the Glycine max cultivar Williams 82 chromosome 12, Glycine_max_v4.0, whole genome shotgun sequence genome, the region CAGAATTGGATGATAGGACAAGCCATTATATACCTGAGAGCAAATTGTGAGTGTTGcacattgatttttttcttcttgggaGTAGTCATTGCCCATCAGCTTTAATATAGGTATCATGAATATggaaataaagaaattttaaatggTTCCTTCCCACCTCCTGTTGTGTAAGTATAACCATCATACTTGATCATTCATGTGTTTGGACACAACTTTCTTGTGGGTAgcaatcttttctttcttttttcttttttcaaaagttCTCTACGAAAGCTGACAAAAATAAGTGACTATTCTTCCAAAATTAGTTGAACAAAAAATGTACTAAATGTTTGCTTCACAAATTAAACTGTATGCCATGTAATTATGATTCATTTTATATTGTTGATCTCATAAGAAGAGAATAACATCAGAGGAGCTCAGTCATTTGCATGAAACCGTGTCACTTGACTTTTCATAATAAGGTCCTCTATGatcaaaggaaaataaaaaggtattTCTCCTCCTTAGATGTTCCACTTATGCATAAATTTATCCAATTGTTATGGTTTAGGAAGAGATAGTTAGGTATAGGAACATAGGGAGCTTGTGTGTTTATCCTGTAAAGTAAGGGGTGGGGGTAACAAGGAAAATGGAAGAGCTCTTAGAATggaaaacataattttgaagtagTTGTAATTGTGGTTCATTTTATTGAATTGTGTGTTTCAgtagttttgtttttctcttgttattttgatttgattctgGTTGTCTTCACAACTTGCAGATTACTCACATGGAAATGATAAAAGGAATCAAGGGGCATGGTTATTATGATGAACTTGTGGTCCCCATAATAGAGAACACAGCCTACGAATATGAGCTCACAGAAGCTCTAGCTAAAGCTGTATGTTTCCTTCTGAAAATTATTCCAACTTTCTGATTGTATGAATTTGCACAATCGTTAATATTGAATAAATTTGGTTCTGTTTAAACTATCTTTGTTTTTCTGTGACATCCATTTTCCCAGTGGATTCTGGATTCACAAAAGACATAAATCCTTTTGTTGTTTACATTTGTGTGATAGTTTCATTAGTTTGCTTCATGCATCGCATATACATGTAGGTTAGAAGCCTCTGAAGGTCACATAGTCCATATGATGTTgcattatttttcccttttttctattgttttttaGTTATTGTGATCTACCTTAGTTAATCTTTTTTCCAATTTGTAGATTGAAGCCTACACTAAAACTACAGCAGTTCTTGTACGTAACCATGGAATATATGTTTGGGGAGACTCGTGGATCAGTGCTAAAACTCTGGTTTGTGTAAATTGTTTGTCCACAAGAAGGGAATGGaatcacataaaaaaatcatgtttattTGAACTTTCTGCTCAGAAGTTCTAGAACATAAAATACTCTTGATGAAATGTATAGCTTTTTATGTCTTTGGGATGTttgtttataaattatcttCTTGTAAAATGGGTGGTTTTATTCCAGGCTGAGTGTTATCATTACCTCTTTGATGCTACTATCAAACTTCACCAATTAGGATTGGACTGGTCTACTCCAAATCATGGTCCAATACAAAGTATTAGGAGTCTAATGATTGCTGGGGAGTCAAATGCATCCGATAAGACAAGGAAGGCTAATGGTGAAATTGATCCATTTCCAGTGAGATGATGTTCTCTATCTATTTAAAACTTTAGACCTCCAAACTTGTCAGTAGTATTATTCCATTGAATTCCATAAACAATATCCTTTATGTTCAGTTGACTAGTAATGCAAATGGCCAGTTTCTTAGACATTTTGAGATTCATGGAGTTGTCTTTCCatgtaatttcaatttcaatagcAGATCACTCTCTCCCTTTGTATTGCAGTGTTGCATTGTCCTTGACATTGAAGGAAATACTACTCCCATATCATTTGTTACTGAGGTTCTCTTCCCATATGCATGTCAAAATGTTGGGAGGCATCTATCCATGACATATGATACTCCTGAAACTGAATCTGATATTAAGTTGCTTTGCTCACAAGTAAGATTCTAATAGAGTTGTATTCATGATTATGCAATTTATACG harbors:
- the LOC121173119 gene encoding probable bifunctional methylthioribulose-1-phosphate dehydratase/enolase-phosphatase E1, with product MEMIKGIKGHGYYDELVVPIIENTAYEYELTEALAKAIEAYTKTTAVLVRNHGIYVWGDSWISAKTLAECYHYLFDATIKLHQLGLDWSTPNHGPIQSIRSLMIAGESNASDKTRKANGEIDPFPVR